Proteins encoded by one window of Aspergillus puulaauensis MK2 DNA, chromosome 4, nearly complete sequence:
- a CDS encoding uncharacterized protein (COG:S;~EggNog:ENOG410PKUZ;~SECRETED:SignalP(1-22)) yields MAPLSRLYLLASLACTIAGSDAVNQPSCANASQSLSLSDPPYENYFYSDCNVAAQAVVTSPLPESNLSIIGPRLIVAWPAGNSGACAYFSPQNGVNGTLGIELVNSTAGNPLGPTYSASQNGSGPPNVGVQALMRFNSSATLTLSILGSIRTIRDFVEGDGILYPQIQDAITYTSNDDGSVMLQRRWLDNVTTTSLHFTPNSSGSAVIVSGRTVNFTAGDYVVSAEMNYPQLRQLPPGEVLNSDSAGLITKMPDQTATLSFLSYSEKLLAGAWRFLTYFGRDSMISALLMQPVLSSTAMEAVIGAVLERVNRTDGSVCHEESIGDYATWLNMEENITSNAMVCDYNMVDSEYFLPILMQRYLLQNPAGQRQTAAFLNTSAGTINAANKGLTWGELALTNAERIIRLAGPFYHNQTKDNLIHLKEGQIVGEWRDSTYGLGGGRIPYDVNTALVPAALRSIAALSSKGHFPKHRNWSKLADTYARTWEDKTLPFFEVTIPQTQAKSMVSSYKNASSFAGPDQANTIDTDIVFHALSLDGHDNLTKVEVMNTDDCFRHFLLNTTNDAQLTPFLNNSASNIRRTFPAGLMTSAGMVVANPAFGEDPVYAQNFTTGAYHGTVVWGWQLAMMARGLEQQLGRCEGVSNANSNATAPAPAPAFCGDASVYENARTAYNTLWDTIEKNTAQLSQEVWSWVYSEGEFHATPLGVLPPPPGVGSQTESNIRQLWSLSFLAVNRNKAYQ; encoded by the exons ATGGCGCCCTTATCAAGGCTGTATTTATTGGCAAGTCTTGCATGCACGATAGCTGGCAGCGATGCCGTCAAT CAACCATCATGCGCCAATGCTTCTCAATCGCTGTCTTTGAGCGATCCTCCTTACGAGAACTACTTCTACTCAGACTGCAACGTGGCCGCCCAGGCAGTCGTCACCAGCCCGCTGCCAGAAAGCAACCTCTCAATAATCGGTCCTCGATTGATTGTCGCGTGGCCCGCTGGCAACAGTGGCGCCTGCGCATACTTCTCGCCGCAGAATGGTGTCAATGGAACTCTCGGTATTGAGCTGGTCAATTCCACCGCCGGAAACCCACTGGGTCCAACATACAGCGCGTCACAAAACGGGAGCGGGCCGCCCAATGTCGGCGTGCAGGCCCTCATGCGCTTCAATTCCTCTGCAACTCTCACTCTCTCTATCCTGGGAAGTATCCGCACGATCCGCGATTTCGTCGAGGGTGATGGTATCCTCTACCCCCAGATACAGGATGCTATCACGTACACATCCAACGACGACGGCAGTGTCATGCTTCAGCGGCGGTGGCTGGACAatgtcaccaccaccagccttcATTTCACCCCGAATTCCTCGGGAAGCGCGGTGATCGTGTCGGGGCGGACTGTGAACTTCACCGCAGGCGACTACGTCGTCTCAGCTGAGATGAACTACCCCCAATTGAGACAGCTGCCACCTGGCGAGGTGCTGAACTCGGATTCGGCGGGCCTTATTACAAAGATGCCCGACCAGACTGCTACGCTCTCATTCTTATCATACTCGGAGAAACTCCTTGCTGGTGCTTGGCGATTCCTCACGTACTTTGGGCGCGATTCGATGATATCGGCGCTGTTGATGCAGCCTGTACTGAGCTCTACTGCTATGGAGGCCGTGATCGGTGCTGTTCTGGAACGAGTTAACCGGACTGATGGCAGTGTTTGTCACGAGGAATCGATTGG TGACTACGCGACTTGGCTTAATATGGAGGAGAACATAACCAGTAACGCTATGGTTTGCGATTACAATATG GTCGACTCGGAATacttcctccccatcctgATGCAGCGATATCTTTTGCAGAACCCAGCTGGACAGCGTCAAACTGCTGCCTTCCTTAA CACCTCGGCTGGTACTATCAACGCGGCAAACAAGGGCTTGACCTGGGGAGAACTGGCCCTGACAAATGCAGAGAGGATCATACGTCTTGCTGGTCCTTTCTATCACAATCAGACGAAGGACAATCTGATTCATCTCAAAGAGGGACAGATTGTCGGAGAATGGAGAGATAGCACTTACG GTCTCGGGGGAGGACGCATTCCTTACGATGTGAACACAGCTCTCGTCCCCGCTGCTTTACGGTCCATTGCAGCGCTATCCAGCAAAGGCCATTTCCCCAAGCACCGTAATTGGTCTAAGCTGGCCGACACATACGCACGAACCTGGGAAGACAAgaccctccccttcttcgaAGTGACGATTCCCCAAACCCAAGCAAAGTCCATGGTGTCATCCTACAAGAATGCTTCCTCGTTCGCGGGCCCAGACCAGGCCAACACAATCGACACCGACATCGTCTTCCACGCCCTTTCCCTCGACGGCCACGACAATCTCACCAAGGTCGAAGTCATGAACACCGACGACTGCTtccgccatttcctcctcaacaccaccaacgaTGCCCAATTAACCCCGTTCCTTAACAACTCCGCCTCAAACATCCGCCGCACCTTCCCCGCCGGCCTGATGACCTCTGCCGGAATGGTCGTCGCGAACCCGGCTTTTGGCGAGGACCCGGTGTACGCGCAGAACTTCACAACAGGCGCCTACCACGGAACCGTGGTCTGGGGGTGGCAGCTCGCCATGATGGCCAGGGGTCTAGAACAGCAGCTGGGACGATGCGAAGGTGTCTCTAACGCTAACTCTAACgcaacagctccagctccagctcccgcGTTCTGTGGCGATGCCTCGGTTTATGAGAATGCCAGGACGGCTTATAATACGCTTTGGGATACGATTGAGAAGAACACGGCGCAGCTGTCGCAGGAGGTCTGGTCGTGGGTTTACTCGGAGGGAGAGTTCCATGCTACGCCTTTGGGTGTGTTGCCGCCTCCCCCGGGGGTTGGGAGTCAAACTG AATCGAATATTAGACAGCTGTGGTCTCTGTCCTTCCTGGCAGTGAATAGGAATAAGGCTTATCAATGA
- a CDS encoding uncharacterized protein (COG:S;~EggNog:ENOG410PJT9), producing MGWFWGSNDEDPVKKLDPGLRKYLENEAPKKYVPGSPAAEEQVQQPKASSSEPDASSTAPAAPSQSLYPDGRYADLWKTYKPPAADEVGPETSGVPAMKAQNKQRHGMLKRAAMENCSIENETYHLCLQSPTMGERLTACQEKSRAFTRCYATQSKFLQALGYAASRQWDDEREERIQLHADKLYHQMLDYENQVEEAKEAGREPPPLTSLFNSQAKPVEPASVGPAELEIPGGEPIPEGFKPSKSLDRLTPHERELELRAHYANLEQQKAYMEDLSSVFRTNDEGKDKRREKLVSWFGETVGNWMTR from the exons ATGGGCTGGTTCTGGGGCTCGAACGACGAGGACCCAGTCAAGAAGCTTGACCCGGGTCTTCGCAAATACCTCGAGAACGAAGCTCCAAAGAAATATGTCCCGGGCTCGCCGGCGGCCGAAGAACAAGTCCAACAGCCTAAAGCCTCATCATCCGAGCCTGATGCCTCGTCCACAGCTCCCGCCGCCCCCTCACAGTCCCTCTACCCCGACGGTCGTTATGCCGATTTATGGAAAACCTACAAACCGCCCGCAGCTGACGAAGTCGGACCGGAAACATCGGGGGTGCCAGCGATGAAGGCGCAGAACAAACAGCGCCATGGGATGCTGAAGCGCGCGGCGATGGAGAACTGTTCGATCGAGAATGAAACATACCACCTGTGCTTGCAAAGCCCGACTATGGGTGAACGACTTACGGCCTGTCAGGAGAAGAGCAGGGCATTCACCCGTTGTTATGCGACCCAATCT AAATTCTTGCAGGCATTGGGATACGCGGCTTCAAGACAGTGGGATGACGAGCGGGAGGAACGGATCCAGCTCCATGCCGACAAACTTTACCACCAGATGCTTGACTACGAGAACCAGGTCGAGGAAGCTAAGGAGGCCGGCCGAGAGCCCCCACCACTTACCTCTCTCTTCAACTCCCAAGCAAAACCAGTCGAGCCTGCCAGCGTTGGCCCTGCGGAGCTAGAGATCCCCGGAGGAGAACCGATCCCAGAAGGCTTTAAACCGTCGAAATCGCTGGATCGGCTGACACCCCACGAGCGGGAATTGGAGCTCCGCGCCCACTATGCAAACTTGGAACAACAAAAGGCGTATATGGAGGATTTATCATCAGTTTTCCGGACGAACGACGAGGGAAAGGATAAACGAAGGGAAAAACTGGTTAGTTGGTTTGGTGAGACCGTGGGCAATTGGATGACGCGGTGA
- a CDS encoding uncharacterized protein (InterPro:IPR029058), with the protein MPFANTDDAQKIYYALHGTSGPLLVCISGYFGVCDSESPYSPIGSNYRYLILDSCGYGRSLSGE; encoded by the coding sequence ATGCCCTTCGCCAACACAGACGACGCCCAGAAGATCTACTATGCGCTCCACGGAACCTCCGGTCCTCTCCTGGTCTGTATCTCTGGCTACTTTGGCGTTTGCGATTCTGAAAGCCCTTACTCTCCCATTGGCTCCAACTACCGCtatctcatcctcgactCCTGTGGCTACGGCCGTTCACTGTCGGGTGAATAA
- a CDS encoding uncharacterized protein (COG:S;~EggNog:ENOG410PPF7), whose amino-acid sequence MASNREERLQMRQRGAGTRKIKEVDFGFSLGFGPPAEESSQTASQAADSVLDSAPVSQPPLLEAPPPPEATTTEPPQTQSTSSPPRTNPSSQNQPVRRTPGSARNKLPPRPSTFDIPAEEEPELERTSKRRKIDPPTFISPPIDEQPETREPDTAQNGTVETSLQQARDDSIAIPIRTSPRNKPPVPDQEPLPEVPSIPTNETNKAAPEASDSALGNLETEQAAQPAPEPTRRSSRVNGTASPPSDTTKNKGKGRGKRGRPSLSRSPTSNPESAEAADAQSKEHPQPEPPVPVEIPQEQDSQETELPKPREKRTRSRTPASTQLPEQSAVVDIAAAPDASSEAVPSDATGKGVRGRKKKNVESTEDATLTSRDSNESAVKQAERNAESNHEPAREPSGSTEDQVNGLDKGKKRAGRPKKQVDQSPEPAKEPGTSGRKRQREERDQHVQASPEQEQPEANTTRANKKGRPRKEPESEQVEPEPENEQARASKRRKRGEEREREPILRDDLPEPEAEPQISRAGRKKQREERTATSQDKQSQPEAEPQVSRAGRKQRDERELDTKAQATGARKGKQRAVRKPTPEPEPEPEVEAEDQRAAVRPTDRPSTTQAEEPAEEETPEKRPPATKRKPRQPRGETVPITVHRLANAASLGGEPPGSSEDDADSPDEIASNQTNKLPSRGGVNAADVLAQICRETLEKTLTTLKNGIANETNTARRAEFTLRRKAVEAFSTELEGRLFDLSEMLDSNFMLGTKVKKAKRKMMDLRSRLDHVRREREAVALRMDAVRSEHAKEEQAERARSTINHSLHNLDLALERGQNRPATEDERLTAGLEFRLRNMAQSVSSIAQGAQGGLLNQIRRFNAQLETTARRLEG is encoded by the exons ATGGCTTCCA ATCGAGAAGAGCGCCTGCAGATGCGGCAGCGCGGAGCAGG GACGCGCAAGATCAAGGAGGTTGATTTTGGCTTCTCTTTAGGCTTCGGGCCGCCCGCCGAAGAATCATCTCAAACCGCGTCCCAGGCCGCCGACAGTGTACTCGATTCAGCACCAGTGTCCCAACCCCCTTTACTtgaagctcctcctcctccagaggCTACGACGACCGAACCACCGCAGACGCAatcaacctcctctccccctcGAACCAATCCCTCATCCCAGAACCAGCCCGTGCGGCGAACCCCGGGGAGCGCCCGCAACAAGCTCCCTCCGCGTCCATCCACCTTCGATATacctgcagaagaagagccggAGCTGGAACGGACTAGCAAACGAAGAAAAATAG ATCCCCCAACATTCATTTCCCCGCCGATTGACGAGCAACCTGAAACTCGAGAACCGGATACCGCACAAAATGGTACCGTCGAAACGTCATTACAACAAGCTCGAGATGACAGCATAGCGATACCTATTCGGACGAGTCCTAGAAACAAGCCACCGGTGCCAGATCAAGAACCTCTCCCGGAGGTTCCTTCAATACCTACCAACGAAACGAACAAAGCTGCCCCTGAGGCTTCAGACAGCGCGCTAGGGAATCTAGAAACGGAACAGGCTGCGCAGCCGGCACCAGAGCCAACGCGCAGGTCATCGCGCGTAAATGGCACTGCTTCACCACCCTCGGATACAACGaagaacaagggcaagggGCGTGGGAAAAGAGGCCGGCCATCACTATCGCGAAGTCCGACTTCGAATCCAGAGTCAGCAGAAGCAGCTGACGCTCAATCCAAAGAACACCCACAGCCAGAGCCCCCAGTGCCTGTTGAAATACCGCAAGAGCAAGATTCCCAAGAAACCGAGCTTCCTAAACCCCGCGAGAAACGGACACGCAGTCGCACTCCGGCATCAACTCAACTTCCCGAGCAGTCGGCCGTGGTTGATATAGCAGCGGCGCCGGATGCTAGTTCAGAGGCTGTACCGAGCGACGCGACTGGCAAGGGTGTCCGAGGacgaaagaagaagaatgtaGAATCTACAGAAGACGCTACTCTTACGAGCCGAGACTCTAATGAGTCAGCCGTGAAGCAAGCAGAGCGAAATGCCGAATCCAATCACGAACCAGCCCGTGAACCCTCAGGGTCGACCGAGGACCAAGTGAATGGACTAGACAAAGGCAAGAAACGCGCCGGGCGGCCGAAGAAGCAAGTCGACCAATCTCCGGAGCCTGCTAAAGAACCTGGCACCAGTGGTAGGAAACGCCAGCGCGAAGAGCGTGACCAACATGTGCAAGCAAGTCCAGAGCAGGAGCAGCCCGAAGCCAATACAACCCGCGCCAATAAAAAAGGAAGGCCGCGTAAAGAGCCCGAGTCCGAGCAAGtcgaaccagaaccagaaaacGAACAAGCCCGTGCCAgcaagaggaggaagcggggcgaagaacgagaacgTGAACCGATTCTTCGGGATGACCTGCCAGAGCCTGAAGCAGAACCACAGATATCCCGCGCAGGTAGGAAGAAACAGCGCGAAGAGCGGACAGCGACTTCGCAGGATAAACAATCACAGCCAGAAGCAGAACCTCAGGTATCTCGTGCTGGTAGAAAGCAGCGTGACGAACGGGAACTGGATACAAAGGCACAGGCAACTGGCGCTCGTAAAGGGAAACAACGCGCGGTACGAAAACCgacgccagagccagagccagagcccgAAGTCGAAGCAGAAGATCAGCGCGCAGCTGTACGGCCTACAGACAGGCCTTCAACAACACAAGCCGAGGAGCctgcggaagaagaaacgccAGAAAAGCGACCCCCAGCCACGAAGCGGAAGCCACGACAACCCCGAGGGGAAACTGTACCGATCACGGTCCATCGGCTTGCAAACGCTGCATCTCTCGGCGGCGAGCCTCCTGGATCTAGTGAAGACGATGCTGACTCGCCGGACGAGATAGCAAGcaaccaaaccaacaaaCTACCCAGCCGCGGCGGTGTCAACGCGGCGGATGTACTAGCCCAGATCTGCCGCGAGACATTAGAGAAGACGTTGACAACACTGAAGAACGGAATCGCAAACGAGACTAACACAGCAAGACGTGCAGAATTCACTCTTCGCCGGAAAGCCGTGGAGGCATTCAGCACAGAACTCGAAGGACGACTGTTCGACCTGAGCGAGATGCTAGACAGCAACTTCATGCTTGGCACCAAGGTCAAAAAGGCCAAGCGCAAAATGATGGATCTACGCAGCCGACTCGATCACGTCCGGCGGGAGCGCGAGGCTGTTGCGTTACGGATGGATGCAGTGCGATCGGAGCACGCAAAAGAAGAGCAGGCCGAACGA GCCCGCTCTACGATCAACCACTCCCTGCACAACCTCGACCTCGCACTCGAGCGCGGCCAGAATCGCCCAGCGACAGAAGACGAACGACTCACAGCCGGACTGGAGTTCCGCCTTCGGAATATGGCACAGAGCGTGAGCTCAATAGCACAGGGTGCTCAAGGAGGCCTTCTGAATCAGATACGGAGATTCAATGCGCAGCTCGAAACTACTGCGCGTCGGTTGGAGGGTTAA
- a CDS encoding heme-dependent oxidative N-demethylase family protein (COG:S;~EggNog:ENOG410PGUC;~InterPro:IPR021848;~PFAM:PF11927;~TransMembrane:1 (o26-44i)), protein MHIRAVDYLHPLPVMYSWETAGPTPVHGLLLLGLAVLLCIAFTYKHRYQVKTRSRRSGHGLYKDVLPPSRREATGVNAVPPLEILLNLVPLEDRVTSLPGTCYTPTGFSSNDINRLGRFPDYATLSGVRPPEPLPHFDIKTAFARPYRPVRWPYHQTMSISKMDPDYWLELEQNYRIRIQQRQELYIRHGKSVLDYLPGSELACRELMEMALQFLCNRYPNAFQLLNHRTTLRNTILDTETNLTLLHPLHVLLNNIPEDFALTLRNPETGSYHLRAGIICSSLGWTLGSKLGQDIDAIHAPVPEYTSKMAFSMNRFFARLPTDKPIQRGSWGIEIDQPIHMAPGDPAAQRHDVQDPDVSLDRYHLRVDWQTLRRLPVSAAIVFNFKVLFTPVTQLRGEPYMPSLFLKNYREAKRAFLEHKNAWHTEATVVPALERWEEEQKEDEVIPGDWEVATLAEYPYCPGREATTSVG, encoded by the exons ATGCATATCAGAGCTGTTGACTATCTACACCCCCTGCCGGTTATGTATAGCTGGGAGACGGCAGGGCCGACTCCTGTGCATGGTCTGCTTTTACTAGGACTGGCAGTCTTGCTCTGTATCGCTTTTACCTACAAGCACCGATACCAGGTGAAAACACGCTCCAGACGCTCGGGGCATGGTCTCTACAAAGATGTACTTCCTCCGAGTCGCCGGGAGGCCACTGGCGTCAACGCAGTTCCGCCGCTGGAGATCCTACTGAATCTTGTGCCTCTAGAAGACAGAGTGACAAGTCTCCCTGGAACCTGCTACACACCGACTGGCTTTTCCTCCAACGACATCAATCGCCTGGGTCGGTTTCCTGACTATGCCACGCTCAGCGGCGTTCGACCCCCTGAGCCATTGCCGCACTTTGATATCAAGACTGCCTTTGCACGGCCATATCGACCTGTCCGATGGCCATACCACCAGACAATGT CCATTAGCAAGATGGATCCCGACTACTGGCTCGAACTAGAACAGAACTaccgcatccgcatccagCAACGACAAGAACTATACATACGCCACGGCAAGTCCGTTCTCGACTACCTCCCAGGATCTGAACTCGCCTGTCGTGAACTCATGGAAATGGCCCTTCAGTTCCTCTGCAATCGATACCCCAACGccttccagctcctcaaccacAGAACCACCCTGCGCAACACCATCCTCGACACCGAAACAAACCTCACCCTCCTGCACCCCCTACACGTCCTCCTAAACAACATCCCCGAAGACTTCGCCCTCACCCTCCGCAATCCAGAAACAGGATCCTACCACCTCCGCGCAGGTATAATCTGCAGCTCCCTCGGGTGGACGCTAGGCAGCAAACTCGGACAGGACATCGACGCCATCCATGCCCCTGTGCCAGAGTATACCTCCAAAATGGCCTTCTCCATGAACCGCTTCTTCGCAAGATTACCAACCGACAAGCCTATCCAGCGCGGCTCTTGGGGTATCGAAATCGATCAGCCTATCCACATGGCCCCCGGCGATCCAGCTGCGCAGCGCCACGATGTCCAGGACCCAGACGTCTCGCTAGACAGGTACCACCTCCGTGTAGACTGGCAAACTCTTCGCCGGTTACCGGTCTCAGCGGCGATTGTGTTTAATTTCAAGGTGTTGTTTACTCCTGTGACGCAGCTGCGGGGGGAGCCGTATATGCCGTCGCTGTTTTTGAAGAACTACCGCGAGGCGAAGAGGGCGTTTCTGGAGCATAAGAATGCCTGGCATACGGAGGCGACGGTGGTTCCGGCTTTGGAGCgttgggaggaagaacagaaggaggatgaggttatTCctggggattgggaggtgGCAACGTTGGCGGAGTATCCCTATTGTCCTGGGCGGGAGGCGACCACCTCAGTCGGTTAA
- a CDS encoding uncharacterized protein (COG:G;~EggNog:ENOG410PF97;~InterPro:IPR005829,IPR005828,IPR003663,IPR036259, IPR020846;~PFAM:PF00083,PF07690;~TransMembrane:11 (o45-63i128-146o152-171i183-202o222-243i304-323o343-361i368-389o409-434i446-469o481-499i);~go_component: GO:0016020 - membrane [Evidence IEA];~go_component: GO:0016021 - integral component of membrane [Evidence IEA];~go_function: GO:0022857 - transmembrane transporter activity [Evidence IEA];~go_process: GO:0055085 - transmembrane transport [Evidence IEA]): protein MATTRVEPTTSRQNEQDALLNEACQATRREHKLTLLPSLKLYPKAVAWSMLFSLAIIMEGYDLKLMGSLFAQPTFQQKYGQQLADGTYQIPAPWQAGLSNGASAGSIVGLLLNGYASERFGFRRTMQASLAFITAMIFIPFFAPSIQVLQTGQVLMGIPWGVFQTLTTSYAAEVTPTHLRAYLTTYVNLCWVFGQLLASGVLRAVLSRTDEWAYRIPFALQWLWPVPLMIGIVFAPESPWWLVRKGRLEEAKASLLRLTSPSRVAFDADQAIALMVVTTENERQSGTGTSYQDCFQGVDLRRTLIACCCWGIQILSGTGLRVYSTYFYEQAGLPTEQAFNMSIVQYALGIVGVFVAWAALPRFGRRTLYLYGLAILAAILLVIGSLGVARASALPSSNIDNHASVSISWAIGSMLLVHTFIYDVTIGPVCYALVAEIPSVQLRSKSIVLARMTYNILNIVSNIITPYMLNPGAWNWGAKAGYFYAATCVASLVYTYFCVPEPSGRTYAELGILFQKRTSARRFARTSVDLPGVREVDVAYHKGA, encoded by the exons ATGGCGACTACTCGTGTTGAACCCACAACGTCGCGCCAAAATGAGCAAGACGCGCTTTTGAACGAAGCATGCCAGGCCACCCGCCGCGAACATAAGCTCACCCTGCTTCCATCTCTCAAGCTGTATCCAAAGGCCGTTGCATGGTCCATGCTCTTCTCCCTGGCAATTATTATGGAAGGGTATGACCTGAAGCTCATGGGTTCCCTCTTCGCTCAGCCCACGTTCCAGCAGAAGTACGGACAGCAGCTTGCAGATGGTACATATCAAATCCCTGCGCCCTGGCAAGCAGGACTCTCCAACGGTGCTTCTGCTGGGTCGATCGTGGGTCTTCTTCTGAACGGTTATGCATCTGAGCGATTTGGATTTCGCCGGACGATGCAGGCCTCACTGGCATTCATCACAGCCATGATCTTTATTCCGTTCTTTGCACCAAGCATTCAGGTCCTGCAGACTGGCCAGGTGCTAATGGGCATACCCTGGGGAGTCTTCCAGACGTTGACCACCTCATATGCCGCCGAAGTGACCCCGACCCATCTCCGCGCCTATCTCACCACCTACGTCAATCTGTGCTGG GTGTTTGGACAGCTTCTCGCCTCCGGTGTTCTGCGAGCTGTCCTTTCTCGAACCGACGAGTGGGCGTATCGTATCCCTTTCGCCCTCCAGTGGCTCTGGCCTGTGCCTCTCATGATCGGGATAGTCTTCGCGCCTGAATCACCCTGGTGGCTCGTGCGAAAAGGCCGATTAGAAGAAGCCAAGGCATCCCTCCTGCGACTCACGTCTCCCAGCCGAGTAGCATTTGACGCCGACCAAGCCATCGCACTCATGGTAGTGACAACCGAGAATGAGCGGCAATCTGGGACAGGAACGAGCTACCAGGACTGCTTCCAAGGGGTGGATCTACGCCGGACACTGattgcctgctgctgctggggaaTCCAGATCCTATCAGGAACAGGCCTGCGTGTTTATTCGACATACTTCTACGAGCAAGCCGGGCTCCCCACCGAACAGGCCTTCAATATGTCCATAGTCCAATATGCACTCGGTATCGTCGGCGTATTCGTGGCTTGGGCTGCTCTCCCGCGGTTTGGCCGACGCACCCTCTACCTCTACGGCCTGGCCATCCTCGCTGCGATCCTGCTGGTCATCGGTAGTCTGGGCGTGGCCAGGGCTTCTGCTCttcccagcagcaacatAGACAATCACGCATCCGTATCTATATCCTGGGCAATCGGCTCAATGCTACTAGTACACACATTCATCTACGACGTCACTATCGGCCCGGTATGCTATGCTCTCGTGGCAGAAATCCCGTCAGTACAACTCCGTTCGAAATCAATCGTGCTTGCACGGATGACCTATAACATCTTGAATATTGTGAGCAACATCATTACGCCGTATATGCTGAATCCGGGGGCATGGAATTGGGGCGCCAAGGCCGGGTATTTCTATGCTGCGACTTGTGTCGCGTCTCTTGTGTATACTTATTTCTGTGTTCCGGAGCCTAGTGGGCGTACGTATGCTGAGTTGGGGATCTTGTTTCAGAAAAGGACGTCTGCGCGGCGTTTTGCTAGGACGTCTGTTGATCTTCCGGGCGTGAGGGAGGTGGATGTAGCCTACCACAAGGGTGCGTGA